Part of the Sulfobacillus acidophilus DSM 10332 genome, AATCAATACCTTAGTGTTATCTTTGTATAGTCTTTATCATTAAACTTACATCGTGATATTTGTTTAACCCGTTGGTATGTTAGCTTTTCGCGGGAAATCCCGCAGAGCCTAAGCTAGAAGGCCTCTCCCGCCGGAATTCGCGGAATCCTCTGTCTTTCCGTGGGGTGATGGTGACATTTCCCAATCGGGCTTTCTCACGCTACACTAGGAATACCATGGGATTGCCCGACTAAAGGGTAGCTAGGAGGGATGTCTTTGAGTGCTGTCGGATTAGCGCGTTTACAGTTTGGTGTGACCACCATCTATCATTTTCTTTTCGTCCCGGTCACCATCGGACTGGCTTTTTTGATGGCGATTTTAGAAACCCGGTATTGGCGACGGCCGACACCCGCTCAACGGCAAACGATCGAGTTTTTTGGTCGGCTCTTTTTAATCAACTTTGCCGTGGGGGTGGTGACCGGAATCTTGCAAGAGTTTCAATTTGGCATGAACTGGGCCAACTATTCGCGTTTTGTAGGCGACGTATTCGGCGCTCCTTTGGCGGTCGAAGCGTTAGCCGCGTTTTTTCTGGAGTCGACATTTTTGGGCATTTGGATTTTTGGATGGGATCAAGTCCCCCCGAAAATCCACAATTTATCCATCTGGCTTGTCGCCATCGGGACGAGTTTGTCGGCTTTTTGGATTTTAACCGCAAATTCCTTTATGCAAGAACCCGTCGGCTATCACCTGGTTCATGGACGAGCCGAAATGGCCAGTTTTGGTGCGCTCTTAAGTAACCCGCAATTATGGGTGGAGTTTCCCCATACCGAACTCGCCGCCCTAGCCACCGGCGCGTTTGTCATGATGGGGGTCAGTGCCGTGTTTTTATCCCGCGGACGTTACGTCGAGTGGTTTTTACCCCCGTTCAAGCTAGCATTAGGGGTCGCTTTGGTCGCCAGCGTGCTGGTCGTCATCATCGGCCACGATCAAGCCCAGCACCTGATCCAGGCCCAGCCGATGAAAATGGCGGCTTCCGAAGCCTTATGGCAGACGACGGGCCTGCATGCAGCGTGGTCGATTGTCGCGTTTTTTAACCCGGTCACGCATCACACCTGGTGGGCGCTATCGATTCCCGATTTTCTCACCATATTGGCCTACAACCGGCTCAGTGGCCGCGTGCTGGGCATCGATACCCTAGAACGCCTGTATGTTCACCGTTATGGCCCTGGTTATTATGTGCCGCCGGTCCTAGCCACGTTTTGGAGCTTTCGCGTCATGATTTTGATCGGATTTCTGATGGCGGGCCTGGCAGCCCTCGGAGTGTGGCACCTTTACCGGGGTCGCCTCCTCGAACGCCGTCGTTATCTCCGCCTCATGGTGTGGGCGACCGGCTTGCCCTCGCTCGGTAATATCATGGGATGGGTGATGACCGAAGTCGGTCGGCAACCATGGATCGTGTTTGGGCTTGAGAAAACCGCCCAAGCGGCATCGCCTTTTGTATCGGCGACGGATATCTGGGCTACGCTCCTCGGCTTTGGGCTCTTGTACGGCGTCATCGCTCTCATCGATCTCCGGTTATGGATTCGCATCATCCGCCAAGGTCCCGAACTCCCCGCCGAACCCCCTTCGCCGGACGCGTCCTATGTTCTCACACCGCCCGGACCGGCCCAATCATTCGAACCGTGAGAGGAGGACCCTCGTTGTCATTGCCCGTCTTGTGGTATGTGTTGATTGCGGTATTGTTCACCGGCTATTTGGTTCTCGAGGGATTTGATTATGGTGTGGGTATTCTTTTGCCGTGGGTCGGCCACAGCGATACGGAACGCCGGGCCGTGTTAGCCACCATCGGTCCCGTCTGGGATGCCAACGAAGTGTGGCTCATTACAGCCGGCGGGGCCATGTTTGCGGCTTTTCCGCTCTGGTATGCGTCGCTTTTTAGCGCGTTTTATGGGGGATTGGCCCTCTTGTTGGTCTCGTTAATTGTTCGGGGAGTCGCCCTGGAATTTCGCAGCCAAGACCGCCATCCGACGTGGCGGCGCCGGTGGGACTATCTCATTGCGGGCTCGAGCGCCGTCCCGCCCTTGGTCTGGGGCTTGGCCATGGGTAACGTGTTACACGGCATCCCCTTAAACGCCCAAGGAAACTTTACCGGATCGCTCGCCACCATCTTGAATCCTTATGCCCTCGTCGGAGCGGCCGCGGCGTTAAGTCTCTTGACATTACACGGCGCCCTCTACTTAACCCTCAAAGCCCCCATCCCCGTATCCGATCGGGCCTACCGGGCCGCCTTTCGGGTGGGGCCGGTAGCGACCGTCTTCTATTTTGCTTTCGTGTTGATGAGTTATTTCGACGCCCATTTCATCCACCGCCTCGGGGTGGATCCGGGGCCGATTCCGATATTGGCGGGGCTCGGGATGGTCACCGTCCGCTTGCTGTTGCCGCGCCGAAACCACCCTTGGGCCTTTTGGATGGGTCTACTGACCATCATCTTGTCGACGGCCAGCGTCTTTCTAGCGCTCTATCCCGACCTTATGATTTCGTCCCTAAATCCGGCCTGGAGTCTCACCGTGCCTAACGCCGCCGCCAATCCCTATAGCTTAAAGGTGATGACGATCGTCGCCATCACGGTCCTCCCGTTGGTCCTCGCCTATCAAGCCTGGACCTACTGGATTTTCCGCCGCCGGATTTCCCTCAACGAAACCTTTCACTACTAATGAGCCACAACCCCGCGCGCGTCCCGGGTTATCCCGGAACGCGCGTTATCCAAACTAGGGCGTTCCTTGCGAAAGAGACAGACCGGCAACGGGTTGAATCGAAAACCGTTCTTCTTGGAGATACGGTTTTATGCGCTCTCCGACAGGATCGACGGCCCAGTATCGTTGCAGTCCCCCCTGCTCCAACGTGTCATCAATCGCGGCCAAAATCATGCCTTGGTCAAGAACGAGGTAACGGGGCGCCACTTGCCCGGTGGTGGGATTGACCGCGTCGTAAAATCCATCGGGCCCTAGGACGGCATATCGGGACATGAGACGCTGAATATTCCGAAACGCTTGTTGGGGAATCCACGGCAAGGCGATAAACGAGGCATAAGGGGCGACCGCCGTTGATGCATAGGCGTTTGCCGGCCCGCCCGATCCGAGCGGATAAGCGCCATAGGCTTCATAGGCCCCGCTTGTACCCGGGACGCTGGCCGGCGAAAATCCCCAGACCGGATCCTTCAGGCTTTTGGCGTAGAAAATCCCCGCCTCGGCATAATTGATGTTGTTAAGCCCGAAATTCCGCGTTCCCCATACCCCCTCCGGCACCACCAACGGCGCCATTAAGGCTTCAAAGGCACTGCCGCCCCAACTCGGCACGTACGAGATGCCCTGATAGACATAATGGCCTTCATACACGGAAAAGTCCTGATGAGAATACGGATCCGAATAGGTTTGCCAATATCCTTGGGGCGTTTGGGTCTGCCACGTAAAATCGGCCGGCAACGTCCGCCAGGTGCGCCACCAGACATCCCCGGGAACGGTACCGGTGCCTATGCCCATATAGACGGCAATCCGCGGGTCGGTATTTAAATTGCCGTATTGCCACGAGGTCGGTCCTTGCCCGACCACATAACCACCCGACAACTGGCCCGCCGTAATGTCCGTCGTCTCATCCCCGCCATGATAAAAAACACCGAAATTCATGGCATTTAAGAGCGCGGTGGCCTGAGGGGCCAAGCGGGGAAAGGCTTCCCGCACGATGACCAACGCCGACGCGTACCACCCGTTATCCACCGTCGAGATAAATTGTCCGTTTAACGAGGTGACGGGGGACCCGCCGGGTCCCGTGATAGGCTGTCCTGTAGTGGGGGAATACCAGCTCAAAAGAAACCCTTGCCATTTAGGGAGTTTTTGAATGGCGGCCAATTCACCCTGGGCCCGCCGATAGCCTTCTTCGGGCGAAATCAGATGTAATTCGGTCGCAGCCGTGATAGCCCAGAGGGACATGGCAATGTCGGTGGGCGACGTATAATTGCCCACCGGCGGTGCTCCGGCAAATCCCAAATTATCATAGGGCAAATCCGTTGTCGGGGCGGTATCGGCCAAAAAGAACGACCAGGTTTTTTGGGCAATCTGACGCAGTACCACGACTTGGCTACCGGTTAAAGGCTTTTCCGCATACAAATCGGCTAATGGCGGGGCCTCCCGAAATATCGGCTGGTCGGTTCCGTTATTGGCCGCCCAGGCCGAGGAAGCCGCCATCGGCAAAGCCGCCAAGAGGAGTCCGGCACTCAGGGCAAAGCCGATACGCTTCGCGCTTGTCATTGTCATCCCTCTTTTCAGATAATTTCTACTGAATATCGAAACGGTTCGATTATCGATCGGGCGCCTATAAATGTCAATACATGGGAAATATCCGAATAAAAAGCGAGAATATGCGCCTTGTTTGGTGTTTTAACCGGAATTTTCTAGTTCGTTGATTGACAAAACCTAAAAACCAGCTACAATTCAAATCAAAACGTTTCGATAGGAGGCGTCCCGACTGACTACCATCCGCGATGTCGCACGGGCAGCCAATGTATCCGTCTCAACCGTTTCCCTCGCTTTACACCACCCCCATCGGGTATCGGAAGAAACCCGTGAACGGGTGCGCCGAGCGGCAGAACAATTACAATATCAACCGAACGGGATTGCCCGCGACCTGCGCATGCGCCGCACCCACACCATCGCCGTATTTTTACATAATTTAAGCGGTCCCTTTTATTCCGAGTTAATCTCGGGGGTCGAATCGGTCGCGGAAACGCTCGCCCTGACCGCTATCGTAACGCGGGCATCGGTTACCAAGCAACAAGGATCCCACCGCCTCTTGCGGGAAGGCCGCGTTGACGGGGCCATCGTACTCGATCCCCATATCGAATCGGAAGAACTGTGTCGTTATGCCTCGGAAAACTTGCCCGTAGTGGTGCTGGACCGGGCGCTCGGCGGGGTCCTCCAGTCGGATTACATTACCGCCGTAGCCGCCGATCATTTAGACGGCGGGTACCGGGCCGGTCAACACCTCTTGGCGCAAGGGTTTCGTCGCATGGCGTTTATTGCCGGCCCGATCGATTCGGAACACAGTCGCTTGCGTCAAATCGGTTTTTTTCGGGCATTAGACGAAGCCGGTATCGATACCGTCAAAGTCCCGGTGGTACATGGCGATTTCACCGAATCCGGCGGCTATCGGGCCATGGACAGCTTGTTGGACACCGGTATTCCCTGGGACGGCATATTTGCCGCCAACGACGAAATGGCGATTGGGGCTTTGCAATGCCTAACCGACCACGGGCGGCACGTTCCCGAGGACGTCGGGCTGATGGGTTTTGACGACATTCGCTTGGCGCGTTATCTCCATCCGTCGCTGACTACCGTCCGCCAACCGATGTATGAGTTAGGGGTTGCGGCGATGCGGCAATTAGAAAAAGCCCTGGCCGGTCAAACGCGGATCCCACCCATCACTCTCCCCACCACCCTAATCATTCGCGAATCGACCCAACGCGGCACGCAGCAAGGAGGATCCATCCATGCCACAATTTGAATTTCATCATCGATCCTTTTGGCTCGACGGAACGCCTTTCGTGCCATTTGGCGGAGAATTCCACTATTTCCGGGCCGATCCCGCCCATTGGGCGGACCGGCTAAAGGCCATGCGCGACCTCCATATCAATTTGCTCAGTACCTATATTCCCTGGATTTGGCACGCACCCCATCCGGACGTGATCGATTTTCGCGGACGAAGCCATCCCCAAAGAAATCTGATTCGTTTTATTGAACTGGCCCACCAAGCCGGGCTCTTGGTGTTCATTCGCCCGGGCCCTTATGTGATGGCCGAACTAAGACAAGAAGGCATTCCGGCTTGGGTGTCGGACCGTTATCCCGAAGTGTTGGCCCAGGGTCCAGGTGGGCAACGTCATCCGACCGGCATGGTATCCTACCTTCACCCGACGTTTTTGCAATTGGTGAAAAAGTGGTATGAAGCCGTTGCCGATGCCCTTCGCCCCTATTTTGCGGAAAACGGCGGTCCCATTGTCATGACCCAACTGGATAACGAGGTGGGCATGCTCCATTGGGTCAGTCAATTGCCGGATCAGCGGACCGATATCACCCCCGAATTGCCGTTAGATGTTCAGGCGGCGCCCGGTCACGCCGCCTATTGGCAAGCGGCGGAGTATTGGTCGGCATATCGGGCCCAGTATCTTCATACGTTACATGACTGGGCCGAAGCGTTCGGATTCCCTCGGCCCTTCGTCGTCAACGTCCACGGATTTCGCGACTTCTCAGTATACAGTCGGGGCGTGGACTACCCCGTCGGCTTGGCCCAATTGGAAAAAACCCATCGATTGGCCGATACCGTCTTGGGGGGGGATTTTTATCCCGGTCACGTCACCTATGATAACTTTCACGATCTCGTTCTGGCCGCCCTTTTCACCAACGCGGTAAATCGGCCGGAGGCACCGGGTTTTTCACCCGAATTTCAATCGGGGCGGTTTCAGGACCGACCCCATATTGACCCGTCGGACCTGGACTTGGCCGCACGCGCGACCCTGGCGGCCGGATTCAACGGGATTAACTGGTATATGCTGGTCGGCGGGCAGAACCCCGAAAATATTGGCCTTTTCGGGTCTCGCCATCTGTGGCAAGCACCTTTACCGGAGACCGGCGACAGTCGCCCCTCGGCGGCCGTCGTTGGCCATCTGGGAGCGCTTTTGGCGACGTATCACGCCAGCTTGCCGCTAACGCGGCCCGTCTCCGAGGTCACCCTGGGGTTTTATCCCCCCTATTACCTCACCGACACCAACCCGGATGCCTATCCCGACACGACCGGGATTGTGACCCAAATCATTCACCAGCGGCAGCATGAGCAGTTCGACGGCGTCGCCCGCATGCTGGTGGCCGCTAACCTGGTTCTAGACGCCCAAGTGGTCAATCGACCCGATGCACTCAGCGGCGTAGAGGTTCTCTTTCTGCCCGCCACCCGTTATCTGGACCGCTCGACGCAAGAACGGTTGGTCGATTATGTCCATGAAGGGGGCACGTTGATTTTGGGGCCCGACATCCCTGATCGGGACCTGGACGGCCATCCCGTCACGGTGTTACGAGACGGCCTGCAACTCCCCGAACCCGTCGAGGAGGGCCACAGAGGACTCATCTCGGTGCTGGATTGGCACAGCATTTATGCTCCTCGGTATTGGGCGTTCTCCCCCCAGCAGGAGGCGGAACGGCTCGCGTTTGTGGAAGGACAGCCCGAAAAATGGGTGGCGTTTCGACGGGTTGCGGGTCGCGGGTCGGTCACCGTTCTCGGGTGCGGGTGCTCGGACAGTTATGACTATTATCATGCCGTGATGCGCGATCTGTTGGCTCGGTTGGGCATCCCCGGGGCCCTCAGTACAAGCAACACCCGGCTTCACGTCACCTATCGGCAAACCCCATCCAATCAGGCACCTGCCGGGTTTCTCTTTGTTCAGAATTATCACGACAGCGAGGAAAATGCGGCCATTCGGCTTTATACGCCCCAAAAAACTTACGTATGGGAGGTGATGCTCAATCCGCGGCAAGGACTCATGTTGCCCTTTGGAGGCATCGAGGTGGTACCCGGACATCTGGCCGTCCAATCCACCACCGCGGAAATGACATTCGACGGAGAGGTCTTAGCCATTCATCGCGGACCGACCGCCGGTCACGCACAGCTAACTCGACAACCCGGTGCATCCTGCGACGTCCTTCTGTTGCAGGGATCCGCCACGGTCGCTCATCATCCGGATGCTATTGACATTCAATGGTCATCCCAGAGCTGTCCGCGACCGATTTTGTTACTCACTCGGCGAAACGTTTCGATGACTTAAGCATTCGGACGGGGTATCCAGGCGAGCACCCGACGGATTCGGATTATGGAAATAAGGAGCGTGATCCAGATGAAAATTGTCGGATTATTACGTCGCGGCTGGCTGCCCTCCACGGTAGCCCTGGCTTCGGCAGCCGTGTTAGCGGGTTGCGGGCAATCCGGAACCACCACCGCCGCGAGCAATGCCCCCCAACATGCGTTGCAAGTGATTCCCGGGTTGAACGGCGCGTTTCAGGATAACTTCAACCCCTATTCGGGTAGTGCCTTGAGCGGGACCTTAGGGCTAATTTACCAACCGCTTTTTTACTTTAATCTTGTCGGCACCCAGGTTTACCCGCTCATCGGCAAATCCTATCAATGGAGCAACAACAACCAAACGTTGACGGTCACCCTACGGCCGAACGTCAAATGGTCCAACGGCACCCCGCTGACGCCGGCTGACGTCGTTTTCAGCTTTGACATCTTGAAAAAGTTTCCGGCATTAGACACCAACGGTATTTGGACCCACCTCACCAGCGTTACGGCCGAAGGCAACCAAATCGTCTTCCAATTCAAGCAACCGGACGTTCCGTTTGCCTATTTCATTCTCGGACAGACGTATATTGTCCCCGAAAAAATCTGGAGCCAGTTTAGCAATCCGGCCACGGTGACCAATCAAAAGCCCGTCGGCAGCGGTCCCTACTTGGCGACCAATTTCACGCCGGAGGTCTACACCTATGAAGCCAATCCCCTTTATTGGGGCGGCGAGCCCAAGGTGCATACCCTCAAATATCTGGATTACAGCGGTAACGAAAGTGCCACGTTAGCGTTGGCCAGCAATAAAATCGACTGGACCGACCTCTTTGTTCCCAATATTAATAAAGTGTTTGTGAGCAAAGATCCCCAGTACAACCATTATTGGTTTTCCACCGGCGGCACATTATTCTTGTATCCGAACCTGGCGAATCCCCTGTTATCGAATCTGGCAGTGCGTGAAGCGATTAGCGCAGCCATCAACCGACCGCAGTTGACCAATGTCGGCGAGTACGGCTATGAACCCCCCGCCACTCCGACCGGATTGGTCTTACCGCCGGAAAAAACCTGGATTGATCCGCAATTGCCGGCTCAGGACACTCATTTTACCTTCAGTCCGGCTAAAGCGGTCAAGATTCTGGAAAACGCAGGATATAAGCGAAATGCCCAGGGCATCTTTACCGCACCCAACGGGACCCCGCTGTCCTTTACCATCCAAGTACCCGCCGGCTGGACCGACTGGGACACCGACTGTTCTTTGATGGCGCAAGACTTAAAGCAAGTCGGGATTAACGCGACGGTGGAACAACTCAGCTTCGGCGCCTATTACTCGGACATTACCACCGGCCATTATCAATTAGCGATGTCCTGGAGCAATATGGGGCCCACTCCCTATTACCTCTATAAGAGCCTCCTGGCTCCCAAAAACCCCGGCAACTTTGAAGGCTGGTCAAACCCGGTCACGACCGCGGCACTCACCCAGTATCGTACGTCCAGTAATCCGGCGGTCCAACGGCAAGCCATCTATACTCTGGAGAAAGCCGTGGCCGCCAACTTACCGGCCATCCCGCTGATTTACGGGGCAACCTGGTATGAATATCGCACCCAATACTTTACGGGCTGGCCCTCCGCCTCCAATCCATACGCCCAACCGGCCCCGTACAATTATCCGGCGGAAGCGATTGTCCTGACCCATCTGACCCCACGGTCATAAGATCAAAAGGATGAGTGCGATGTCTTACTTTCTGCGCCGCTTAGGTTTCTTGGTGCTGTCCCTCTGGGCGGCCGCAACGATAAACTTCATTTTACCGCGGCTGATGCCCGGTAACCCGGCGATTTTAATGATTGGGCGGTTCAAGGGGCAAATCAGCCCCGCCGCCCTTCATGCCTTGGAACTGCAGTTTGGTATCACGCATGCGCCGCTTTGGCAGCAATATCTTATCTACTTAAATCAGTTGGTGCATGGCCAATGGGGCTTGTCGCTCACGTATTACCCGGTTCCGGTGTCTAAAGTGATTGCCCAAAGTCTGCCCTGGACGGTTGGCTTGGTGGGAACGGCTACGGTTCTTAGCGTTGGCCTGGGCGTTACGTTAGGGGTATTCACCGCCTGGCGCCGAGGAGGCCGCTGGGATACCATATTGCCCACTCTGGCGACATTTACCGCCGCTTTGCCCTATTTTTGGCTCGCGTTGTTATTGCTGTACGGCTTGGGCTACGAATGGCATTGGTTTCCTCTCGCGCATGCCTATTCGACGAATCTGACACCGTCATTCAGTCTGACCTTTATCTTCAATGTGATTCGCCATGCCCTTTTACCGGCGATAACCATTGTGGTGAGCTCGATTGGCGGATGGTTATTGGGCATGCGCAACAACATGATTCAAACCTTGGGGGAAGATTACGTCTTGTTTGGAGAAGCCCGCGGGTTGTCCGAACGGCGCTTAATGATCCACTATGCGGCCCGCAATGCCATCTTGCCGAGCCTGACCGGATTTGCCATGGCTTTGGGCCTGGTGGTCGGCGGCGCGCTGTTGACCGAAGTGGTATTTTCCTACCCGGGTTTGGGCTATCAGCTGTTGCAAGCGGTGCAAAACGAAGATTATCCCTTGATGCAGGGGCTCTTTTTAATGATTGCGTTCGCCGTCCTGGTGGCGAATTTCCTGGTCGAACTGGTTTATGCCAAGCTCGATCCCCGCACCCGAGGAGGAGTATCCTCATGACCGAAAGTCCACGCC contains:
- a CDS encoding ABC-type transporter, integral membrane subunit (PFAM: Binding-protein-dependent transport system inner membrane component~COGs: COG0601 ABC-type dipeptide/oligopeptide/nickel transport systems permease components~InterPro IPR000515~KEGG: aac:Aaci_1899 binding-protein-dependent transport systems inner membrane component~PFAM: Binding-protein-dependent transport systems inner membrane component~SPTR: Binding-protein-dependent transport systems inner membrane component), translated to MSYFLRRLGFLVLSLWAAATINFILPRLMPGNPAILMIGRFKGQISPAALHALELQFGITHAPLWQQYLIYLNQLVHGQWGLSLTYYPVPVSKVIAQSLPWTVGLVGTATVLSVGLGVTLGVFTAWRRGGRWDTILPTLATFTAALPYFWLALLLLYGLGYEWHWFPLAHAYSTNLTPSFSLTFIFNVIRHALLPAITIVVSSIGGWLLGMRNNMIQTLGEDYVLFGEARGLSERRLMIHYAARNAILPSLTGFAMALGLVVGGALLTEVVFSYPGLGYQLLQAVQNEDYPLMQGLFLMIAFAVLVANFLVELVYAKLDPRTRGGVSS